The following coding sequences are from one Canis lupus baileyi chromosome 23, mCanLup2.hap1, whole genome shotgun sequence window:
- the AQP11 gene encoding aquaporin-11 isoform X1, with amino-acid sequence MTALWGLWPPGQDTCTSLGLMLSLVLLMGLARVVTRQRLHRFMMAHTFVLEFLATFQLCCCTHELQLLSEQEPVHPTWPLTLTYFFSLVHGLTLVGTSTNPCGVMMQMLLGGMSPETGAIRLLAQLIGALCSRYCISALWGLGLTKYHLNERTFACRNPIQVDLPKAVITEAICSFIFHSALLHFQEIRTKLRIHLLAALITFLVYAGGSLTGAVFNPALALSLHFTCFDEAFLRFFIVYWLAPSLGILLMILMFSFFLPWLYNHHAINKRE; translated from the exons ATGACCGCGCTGTGGGGCCTCTGGCCCCCggggcaggacacctgcacctcgcTGGGGCTGATGCTGTCGCTCGTGCTGTTGATGGGGTTGGCCCGCGTGGTCACCCGGCAGCGGCTGCACAGGTTCATGATGGCCCACACCTTCGTCTTGGAGTTTCTGGCCACTTTCCAGCTCTGCTGCTGCACCCATGAGCTGCAACTGCTGAGCGAGCAGGAACCCGTGCACCCCACCTGGCCGCTAACGCTAACCTACTTCTTTTCGCTGGTGCACGGCCTGACTCTGGTGGGCACCTCTACCAACCCGTGCGGCGTGATGATGCAGATGTTGCTGGGGGGAATGTCCCCCGAGACCGGTGCGATTAGGCTGTTGGCTCAGCTGATTGGTGCCCTGTGCAGCAGATACTGCATAAGCGCCCTTTGGGGCCTGGGGCTGACCAAGTACCACCTCAACGAGAGGACCTTCGCTTGCAGAAATCCTATTCAAGTCGACTTGCCCAAAGCCGTCATCACAGAAGCCATCTGCTCCTTTATTTTCCACAGCGCTCTGTTGCACTTCCAGGAGATCCGAACCAAGCTTCGTATCCACCTGCTGGCAGCACTCATCACCTTTTTGGTCTATGCAG GAGGAAGTCTAACAGGAGCTGTATTTAATCCAGCTTTGGCACTTTCACTACATTTCACGTGTTTTGATGAAGCATTCCTTCGATTTTTTATAGTATATTGGCTCGCTCCTTCTTTAG GTATATTGTTGATGATTTTGATGTTCAGCTTTTTCCTTCCATGGCTGTATAACCACCATGCAATTAATAAAAGGGAGTAA
- the AQP11 gene encoding aquaporin-11 isoform X2, with amino-acid sequence MTALWGLWPPGQDTCTSLGLMLSLVLLMGLARVVTRQRLHRFMMAHTFVLEFLATFQLCCCTHELQLLSEQEPVHPTWPLTLTYFFSLVHGLTLVGTSTNPCGVMMQMLLGGMSPETGAIRLLAQLIGALCSRYCISALWGLGLTKYHLNERTFACRNPIQVDLPKAVITEAICSFIFHSALLHFQEIRTKLRIHLLAALITFLVYAGILLMILMFSFFLPWLYNHHAINKRE; translated from the exons ATGACCGCGCTGTGGGGCCTCTGGCCCCCggggcaggacacctgcacctcgcTGGGGCTGATGCTGTCGCTCGTGCTGTTGATGGGGTTGGCCCGCGTGGTCACCCGGCAGCGGCTGCACAGGTTCATGATGGCCCACACCTTCGTCTTGGAGTTTCTGGCCACTTTCCAGCTCTGCTGCTGCACCCATGAGCTGCAACTGCTGAGCGAGCAGGAACCCGTGCACCCCACCTGGCCGCTAACGCTAACCTACTTCTTTTCGCTGGTGCACGGCCTGACTCTGGTGGGCACCTCTACCAACCCGTGCGGCGTGATGATGCAGATGTTGCTGGGGGGAATGTCCCCCGAGACCGGTGCGATTAGGCTGTTGGCTCAGCTGATTGGTGCCCTGTGCAGCAGATACTGCATAAGCGCCCTTTGGGGCCTGGGGCTGACCAAGTACCACCTCAACGAGAGGACCTTCGCTTGCAGAAATCCTATTCAAGTCGACTTGCCCAAAGCCGTCATCACAGAAGCCATCTGCTCCTTTATTTTCCACAGCGCTCTGTTGCACTTCCAGGAGATCCGAACCAAGCTTCGTATCCACCTGCTGGCAGCACTCATCACCTTTTTGGTCTATGCAG GTATATTGTTGATGATTTTGATGTTCAGCTTTTTCCTTCCATGGCTGTATAACCACCATGCAATTAATAAAAGGGAGTAA